A stretch of the Nitrospirota bacterium genome encodes the following:
- a CDS encoding DUF1887 family protein: MPKDTEFKSHVMFCNATGNNTINMIPALQLGIRSVFIISTEYTEKGLTQRLIEVLKNYKIESKRLIINKGLEKDIISLTAFLLDKATNCEKIAWNISGGQKIPNIAFLDVFRKRIDDGCKEDVILYTEAKPPEIWILGVNYQPEHFRSNADLSLSDILHLYGSTIDESTELYPSPSAEVLKKIHTGRLAIQYFKDYEWFREIFFTSMKPLYAYAKNRKEVEDLVKRSLNEAKPTIAEIGLTMTGYENFVKDMDSFIGEIIKGTIRIEEAQKKAKRLTILGKPQELYNNYWNSIKKNVVERVIENIEHEREKLLQDPVKEEQKGEIISAVRSIGGEIEDISGNIFYKNDLKRLSNFKPGILFEWMVASHIADVIQENDNVKNSIVSIHMGVKTKKAGDPGSKIDTEIDIVITTKFGTLLFFEMKTYEFSGDIVKSKENTAYKKSGPYGKAIMVGPLLKSMVQEKENGEKVYPHYIDGKIKDMKETAEQNNVQYVYIDGIDVMLKKELFCKQ; this comes from the coding sequence ATGCCAAAAGATACGGAATTTAAAAGTCATGTTATGTTTTGTAATGCCACTGGCAACAATACTATCAATATGATTCCTGCCTTACAATTAGGCATAAGATCTGTATTTATAATCTCAACAGAATATACGGAAAAGGGCCTTACACAGAGACTTATTGAAGTATTGAAGAATTATAAAATTGAATCAAAACGGTTAATAATAAACAAGGGTCTTGAGAAGGATATTATTTCACTTACCGCATTCCTGCTGGATAAAGCCACGAATTGTGAAAAGATAGCTTGGAATATTTCTGGTGGACAAAAGATTCCCAATATTGCTTTTCTTGACGTTTTTAGAAAACGAATTGATGATGGCTGTAAAGAAGATGTCATACTTTATACAGAAGCAAAGCCACCAGAGATATGGATATTGGGGGTTAACTATCAACCAGAGCATTTCCGAAGCAATGCAGACCTCAGTTTATCAGACATATTACACTTATATGGCTCTACAATTGACGAAAGCACTGAGTTATATCCATCACCATCTGCAGAAGTTTTAAAAAAAATACATACCGGCAGACTGGCGATTCAATATTTTAAGGATTATGAATGGTTCAGGGAGATTTTTTTTACTTCCATGAAGCCTCTTTATGCTTATGCAAAAAATAGAAAAGAAGTGGAAGACTTAGTAAAACGTTCGTTAAATGAGGCAAAACCTACTATTGCTGAAATAGGGCTTACTATGACTGGATATGAGAATTTTGTTAAGGATATGGACAGTTTTATTGGGGAAATAATTAAGGGCACTATACGTATTGAAGAGGCTCAAAAAAAAGCAAAAAGATTAACAATTCTGGGTAAACCACAAGAGCTATACAATAATTACTGGAACTCTATAAAAAAGAATGTTGTGGAGAGAGTGATAGAAAACATTGAACATGAGAGAGAAAAGTTGTTGCAAGACCCGGTCAAGGAGGAACAAAAGGGAGAAATTATTTCCGCAGTACGATCTATAGGAGGAGAAATAGAGGATATATCAGGGAACATATTTTACAAAAATGACTTAAAGCGGCTTTCTAACTTTAAGCCAGGAATCTTATTTGAATGGATGGTCGCCTCCCACATAGCCGATGTAATTCAAGAGAACGATAATGTTAAAAATAGCATTGTTAGTATACACATGGGGGTTAAGACGAAGAAAGCAGGAGATCCTGGCTCCAAAATAGATACCGAGATTGATATAGTAATAACAACTAAATTTGGTACCCTGCTATTTTTTGAAATGAAGACTTATGAATTTTCCGGGGACATTGTCAAGAGCAAAGAAAACACTGCCTATAAAAAAAGTGGGCCCTATGGAAAGGCAATAATGGTTGGTCCTTTATTGAAATCAATGGTCCAAGAAAAAGAAAATGGAGAAAAGGTCTATCCACATTACATAGACGGCAAAATAAAAGACATGAAAGAAACAGCAGAGCAGAATAATGTTCAATATGTTTATATTGATGGGATAGACGTTATGTTAAAAAAGGAGTTATTTTGCAAACAATGA
- a CDS encoding nucleotidyltransferase domain-containing protein: protein MKENISHLVNNNVITVGLLKTLQAAQRRISGEFNVDRIVLFGSVAMGQFDEESDVDILIVLRDIPSHRIRNRISTIILDINLEYDANLSGLVVDKKSWDDGPLSVLPIHEEVEREGILI from the coding sequence GTGAAGGAAAACATAAGTCATCTGGTGAATAATAACGTTATAACTGTGGGGCTGCTGAAAACTCTTCAGGCAGCACAAAGGCGCATCAGCGGTGAGTTTAATGTAGACAGGATTGTACTGTTTGGTTCTGTTGCCATGGGGCAGTTTGATGAGGAGTCGGATGTGGACATCCTCATTGTCCTTAGAGATATTCCAAGTCACAGAATTCGCAATCGAATATCCACTATTATCCTCGATATTAATCTTGAGTATGATGCTAATCTTAGTGGCTTGGTTGTAGACAAAAAGTCATGGGATGATGGCCCCTTGTCAGTGTTGCCGATTCACGAAGAGGTAGAGCGGGAGGGGATTTTGATATGA
- a CDS encoding nucleotidyltransferase domain-containing protein, which produces MAVVTDEILEKVKMFVAIVLDSGLHLERVILFGSYAKGMESKWSDIDVALVSRDFSGIGFYDRKRVNPYLIKIDSRIEPHPFKPEDFKEDNPFVREILEGGVAIKLPY; this is translated from the coding sequence ATGGCTGTTGTCACAGATGAAATATTAGAAAAGGTTAAGATGTTTGTGGCTATAGTATTGGATAGCGGACTTCATCTTGAGAGGGTTATATTATTCGGGTCGTATGCTAAGGGTATGGAGAGCAAATGGAGTGACATTGATGTTGCACTTGTTTCAAGGGATTTCTCGGGTATAGGGTTCTATGACAGGAAAAGGGTAAATCCATATTTGATAAAGATAGATTCACGTATAGAACCGCATCCATTTAAACCTGAAGACTTCAAAGAGGATAATCCTTTTGTGAGAGAGATACTTGAAGGTGGCGTAGCAATAAAATTACCTTATTAG
- a CDS encoding HEPN domain-containing protein, producing MDTNQHIDYWLKSAAHDLEAAGSLFQNHKYDWCLFIGQKNNFQRLRSYINGCCHR from the coding sequence ATGGATACAAATCAACATATAGACTACTGGCTTAAATCAGCCGCTCATGATCTGGAAGCTGCCGGGTCCCTTTTTCAGAACCATAAATATGACTGGTGCCTTTTTATTGGACAGAAGAACAACTTTCAAAGATTAAGGAGCTATATCAATGGCTGTTGTCACAGATGA